In one Diabrotica virgifera virgifera chromosome 7, PGI_DIABVI_V3a genomic region, the following are encoded:
- the LOC114325732 gene encoding uncharacterized protein LOC114325732 — MLLLYREKKRPVRISPLVTYFIFWYFRGYLVIDKQVSTRYKDYVQESSGNLKSPISCIVIDCDANTLCEVVEGEIGNNHIIIGIQPRNLLLRLNYDIQIYVSQPEV; from the exons ATGTTATTGTTATATAGAGAGAAGAAGCGTCCGGTTCGTATCTCTCCTTTggtaacatattttattttttggtattttaggGGATACCTGGTGATTGACAAACAAGTCTCAACAAGATATAAAGATTATGTACAAGAATCGTCTGGGAATCTGAAATCGCCTATTTCGTGTATAGTG ATAGACTGCGATGCTAATACCCTATGTGAGGTAGTTGAAGGGGAAATTGGAAACAATCACATAATAATTGGTATTCAACCAAGAAATTTGTTGCTAAGATTAAACTATGATATTCAGATTTATGTTTCACAACCAGAGGTTTGA
- the LOC114325731 gene encoding uncharacterized protein LOC114325731 gives MFKTFLILGVVSCLVVCIQCESVNACPDELSPGHLRCDDTISTGFNDPIHTRCPPSGFFTSKITCVLVTDLYRGTSKPVINGGVGFAYVEVDIDSDLLTKLSYEIQVYTQLAPP, from the exons ATGttcaaaacttttttaattttaggtGTCGTGAGTTGTCTTGTAGTATGTATTCAATGTGAGAGTGTAAATGCATGTCCAGATGAACTATCTCC GGGACACTTACGTTGTGACGACACAATCTCAACTGGTTTCAATGATCCGATTCATACACGCTGCCCTCCCAGTGGTTTCTTTACATCAAAAATTACGTGTGTACTG gTAACAGACCTTTATAGAGGCACTAGTAAACCTGTAATTAATGGAGGAGTTGGATTTGCTTATGTAGAAGTTGATATTGATTCTgatttattaacaaaattatccTACGAAATTCAAGTTTACACTCAACTAGCACCCCCCTAA